In Diorhabda sublineata isolate icDioSubl1.1 chromosome 2, icDioSubl1.1, whole genome shotgun sequence, the sequence GCTCCGAATCGGTTCCGACAAAGAACGACTACGGAGTGTAAAGGAATCGAACATATTTTATCTCCTTTCTTTTATTGGATATCGGCTTGATAAAATACCAATAGAACGGTGTTTTATAAGAGAAAATTAGATCTAATGTATAAGTAATATAGAGTCGAGTTTGAATGTATACTTTGTATATTTTCGACATTAGcgtatttttttatgaatggGAAATTCTCACgctcataataattattatactttttcaatgatagttattgtatttattatgaatttcacATGATATCCCTTGGATCAATAGAGAAATTCAGTTTATCTACAAAAGTAGAACGttcaattcataattatattcttTATCTGCGTATATCAATATTTACTCTTTTCAGATATATTACTGCTTTTAAAAATAGCTTCACGACTTCCGGTGTTgcttttcattgtatttttacTACTTTCTTCGTTAGAATCATGTTTTTAATCACAAAGATGATTATTCTGAATTCAAACATGTACCGAGTGagttcgaaaaatatattatcatttaaatagtttatttttctcgtcatatttataatcaaatatacaaaattcaaaattaaaaatgaattttaatggaatcggttttattttatatgctCATTAAGTGgattctttatattaaaagatttttaaaaactaaaggTTAGATAACCAGTAATACCTAAAAATGAGGTGTAATGATTGTTGCctactaatttaaaaaattactctatctattaacaaatttgtataaaagtatattaaattttggttaATAAAACTGAGTGATTTCGAGTCCCATATTTctcgaaaattaatttttattttaataaatacaatacaaaaaaaatagtgCATGAGTGTAACGTATATTGCCTATCTTAACatattaatgatttttatacaaatactAAATGTTTCccagttttttgtaatatatcaTGATGTTCTAATATGAATTtcgtattattttattttgttttcgatgTAGAACTACCATAGTTTAATACGTCTAAAACGATTGCTTCTAGCTTATCTATGGATATATCTGACAGATGTCAGTTATTGTTACTTCATAAACGAATGACGTCATTATATATTGGGTATTCATCATGTGGAATTTATCAATTTCGTCACAGTAAATTATTAGACTTTGAATTGTTTGAATTACGTTTTAAGTTACAATACCTAAAATCTTTCTTTTAGTGTTCTGTCACTCGTAACGAACGGTTCGAGACGTCACTCACTGTTCACGCTCAGCTGTTTGATGCTTGTCTAAAATTTAGATTTTACATAAAAActttagtaataaaacaacaatgaaaatttggacaagTGAACACACTTTCAAGTAAGAATAccttatattaatttaatagatacgtatatatttattaattatttttgttcattttagcCACCCTTGGGAAAAGGTTGCAACAGCAGCTTGGAGAAAATATCCAAATCCTCATAATACTGCCGTTATAGGTACGGATGTCGTCGAAAGGAAAGTAGTAGATGGAGTATTACATACGCATAGATTAGTTAGTTCTATTTGGTACTTTCCTAAATGGGCACAAGCGGTAAGTACATTTCATACTTTAACATATATATAGGGttgtgaaattaataatattacgaaaattacgaaaaagttttattttttttttctatttaaaaacaggaagtaatttttaattctatataAATTGAATGTGTGTGACCTTGATTTACATTTAGTGACAATGAGATACTGCATTTTAAGGTTATTGTAActtaatatgttttatttatttaaattatcgtttgaaaatatttggaaatcatttttttcgacATGCACGGGgtgttttttccattaattcttttgtttctttacattttattactaatttaagCAATTAAAGTTAATGAATACGTTTTGGTAATAACAAAGGTTAATTTAcgtgtttttatatttatttgtgctaaatggaaaattttttatcaggaaaaaatgtttagttttttcGTCATGTTTTTGTATCATTTATTCTGCTTATGTCAAATATGAACTATGGAAAATAAATGATGtcttatcaatatttgtttgatgttaaaagtgaggttatgtaaGTTTTCTTTTTCGCCTGTCAGTGTACGATTTTACATCTTTGGCACAACTTCAAAAAAACTGTTAAGCAATAGCGCGTGTATGtatgaattttagaaaaaacatttaaacatCCATAGTTGCCAAATCGACACATCCCACACGTTATATTTCATGTGATCAATTAAAAAAGTCTCATAGATGATTCAATCAAATTTGAGGCAGATTCAAACGTTTATTCTACTTTTAGATTTAATATTTCTAGTATAAAACATCGTTAGATAGTTAGATATTCGTTTTTTTACACAGATAAGACCTAGATAAgggattttaatattaatggttaataataatattactgATATACcaagttgataataaaaataatcaattatcaACAATATCAAGATTATTGTGTctcaaatggaaaaaattattcgtcTATATCAAggtattgaattttattactttttttagtaaatatcaCATCGAACAATATACGAGAGCTGTTGTATAAGTCATAAAAATTCCACCTTAATTAAAGGAAAGTTCCTCATAATCTCCatttcactgtagaagtactcagaTACAGATCACGTTTATTGATCAATACAAAACGTTTATCTTCAGTGATTAAGGTTTTTCCGATGCCGCTTTAAACGTTTTCTATCGAATATATGAACTTTACAAAAAGATGttttggtccaaaaagtataaatttggactaaactacaatcataaacactgaagaaataattaagaaataaaccGGTACTAGCAAGTTTTAACTTGATTTGTTGAtttgtgtattattttgaaaagtctgtgattgtttttattaggtataattttgtatttcagCTCATAGGCTCGGCTAAGATCTGCTACGCCAGTGAACAGTCAGAAGTGAATCCCTCATTGCGTTTAATGGTATTAAAAACGATAAATCTGACATTTTGTAGACACATAGCCGTAAACGAAACTCTCAAATACGTTCCGCATCCTTCGGATCCTTCCAAAACACTTTTGAAACAAGAAGCAGTGGTAACTGTGAAAGGAGTACCTCTAACAAATTATATGGAAGATTTGCTGACgacgaaaatatcaaataacGCGGGAAAGGGTAGACAGGCTATGGAATGGGTGATAAATAAATTGAACGACGAAGTGAAGGATTTAACGAGAAGTACGGACGAAATTTTCAGCCAGACCAAAAGATCCTTAGACGATATAGCCACGAGTGCGAAAAAGTCGATGGGGGACATCTctcaaaaagcaaaaaagagTCTGGACGATATGCAGACAATGAATCTTAGTTAATTTATCATTAGCACGTGTAcgtctttgttttttttttattacaacaaGAGGAAACCGATTGTTGGTAGAATGAGGAGTGTAGTAACTGATTTTATGTCCTAAATCTCTAAAACTTATTACGAATTacgtaaattaataaaaaaatttaaacgaaatttGGTAATATCATCTCCTCTTCGCCATTTCGATATGAAAATCTCACTATTTTCTACTACTAACCATCTATAATCGCTGTTACAttatttggtccttcgagccgtatACGTAcgcggctcgaaggaccaaataaTGTATTAGCGAGTGTTTGAGTGttctgaataatttattttataatatatttggaaaatagttaCCGTTATTTCATTCTACGACTTAGGGGTGAGTTTTTAGTACGGCAACTATTTATCTATCCAAATCcaaatttagataaatataGTCACAAATAATTAATCGAATACAGTGTGaggcaaaattaaaaaatactatttgccgatttgtatttaatttttttttgtgtaatttaatatttgaacataTTTATCGAGTTATTACggcattatatatatttttatttatttttcatgtacaGAGTGTTATTTATATAACGGtacctataaaaaaaaatcgccAAAAACTCGTCCTGCTGTAAATGTTGCCGATTCGAGAGAGGAATTTAGCGAAATATTcacgattaaaaatatttccgtATCTGTTTTCGGTAAAAAAACGCGCCGATTTAGCGTTTTCGAAATCGCACGATCCATTTATCGAGGTCCCACTTGTCGGAAATCGATACTTCCggttttataaataatggaattgATGGATTTCCGTTTCGGttttttgaactaaatttataaataacagCAATTCTTCTTCGAAGGTAAAGTCAACTTAACCTattctaatcgaagctaaagtcaACTTAACCTATTCTAATCGGAGCTAAAGTTAACTTAACCTATTCTAATCGGAGCTAAAGTCAACTTAACCTATTCTAATCCGAGCTAAAGTCAACTTAACCTattctaatcgaagctaaagtcaACTTAACCTATTCTAATCCGAGCTAAAGTCAACTTAACCTATTCTAATCGGAGCTAAAATAAACTTAACTTACTCTAATCAAAGCTAAAGTCAACTTAGCCTATtttaatcgaagctaaagtcaacctaacctattctaatcgaagctaaagtccACTTATCCTattctaatcgaagctaaagtcaACTTAGCCTattctaatcgaagctaaagtcaACTTAGCCTATTCTAATCGAAACTAAAGTCCACTTATCCTattctaatcgaagctaaagtcaACTTAGCCTattctaatcgaagctaaagtccACTTATCCTattctaatcgaagctaaagtcaACTTAGCCTATTCTAATCGAAGCTTAAGTCAACTTAACCTattctaatcgaagctaaagtcaACTTAGCCTATTCTAATCGAAGCTTAAGTCAacttaaacctaacctaaccagaaTATGGCTCTGTTCCTCGGTCTGCTCAACAACATCGTGAGACAGTTccaaattcgaaaatatttaaaagttgatttaagaaaacatgaaaaaaattatttttgacttttcttcCCCCTCTTCGGccaatttttcttatagatAGGTCCGACAAAATTGAGCATTTCGTTTAATTCATAAATCCAGTTTGAGAAAGCCAAACAGGAGGTAACAGAATCTAATTATGAgacctcgataaatggattttacGTTTCAGAAAACGCTAAATTAATGTGattcaactatattttttgGCCGGGCAGATACGAAGGTAAAGCGCCTGTTGACAAGTATTAgcatttatcaaaataatcatgATTGTTGCTtggtaattgattttttattcatttctgaCGATCGTTATTGAAAGGAAAAAGAAGTTTGAGTGTCATCGAAGAATTTTATAGTACCAGATTATGTCGGACAAAGATATTTTACGAATTATCCAGTTTACACTGACTTTGGCGTGTTTTTTCGATATCTACCAACTTACTGTGGctctaaaattatgaaaatgtttaaaaaaaaattgtagatcgtcGGAATGgatttttaggaaattttttgtaaataaattcatttttaaggTTCCTCATGTGAATTATCAAACATTCCTTCtaatgaatgtttttttttgttaaataaaaactataaaaaacaatgttttgtcgactttttcattttccaatcGTCCTTTTATACCTCTCGACTAATGGTAAgtagatatattttctttttgttatcttatcaatttaattttatttatattttggtaCACCTCGTAACAAcactttctaatttttattccttttgaCTACACCTCGTATCACCAGCTCTGTTCATTTCATTTGATTCGAACACTAAAACGTCATAGAATAATGGGTCGTCTATCGTTTTAACCATTTTGACAAATGACTTACACCATTAATATCTAATAATCGTATTTATTGCTagttaatttgaacaaaatgaacattttaaataaaattatttattaaaaagtactAATCAGTGTAATATATCCCAAAGAAATGTAAATTATTTCGTTTGAACTACTCCTGGCTGAATAACTTCGAGGAAAAGTACTTGACATTTGACGTAAACGTCAGTGAGTTATTTGTTTGTGTATCATTTCTTATTTTAGTTACCCATAATGTTTACCTAATGGCGCAATCATTCAATAAATATCGTTTTAAAAACAACTCTAATCAAAAATAGCACGAAATCAATGTGATTTACCACTACAGTATAATATTCCAGTATCCAGAGGCTTCCTTTCTGCAGATATATTAAATTCAAagctatttttttatgtaaatacgTAACTATGATCTGCATTCAAGTTCAAATAGGTCTCAAAGCTTTCTTTTTATCATTAGTTTTGGCAGGACTAGTCGGATTTATACAGATatactataatttaataaatatttggatcAATGGGTTAGTGTTTTCATCCACTGCTGTAATACTTAGCATTATCGTTAAAGTATTCTTTAAAGgatattttccatttcaggTGAGGTATAAATTGAAATTCGAACATATTAGTTTGATAtgtgtaaatttatttttagattgcTGTTAGAGCAAGCTTCTTAGGATATTTATTTGCCTTAGGAGTGTTTGTAAGGCTAGTTGCCCCTCctcatatcaaaatatttgggGGTTATATGTGTGTGATGGCGTTCTTCCATTTTAGCGAGTTTATTGCTATAGGTTTAGTCCAACCGAAATTTGTATCTACCGATTCCTTTGTCCTCAACCACAGTCCTCAATATATAGCAGCTGCACTTTCTTCTTGGCTAGAATTTTTCCTCCAGTGTTACTTTTTTCCAGGTTAGtactcgattttttttcaatagtttagtgggattttatgaattttttaggGTTGAAGCAAATTTATTGGTTATCAAATATTGGTTTGGGTATATGCGTTCTGGGGGAATTACTAAGAAAAACTGCAATGTTGACTGCTGGATCAAACTTCAATCATTTGGtagtagattttttttctttagaaaatcattgaaaaatttatattttttattatacaggtgCAATGTGAAAAGTTTAGTAACCATACTTTAGTTACGTATGGAGTTTATAGTTGGTTTAGACATCCTAGTTATGTGGGGTGGTTTTATTGGTCGATTGGTACCCAGGTTTGTGTTTTTAATGACCATTTGAGTTATGGAAATGTTTGAATTGGAtgtttttttatagattttactTTTGAATCCGGTTTGTACACCGGTTTACGCTCTGGTAAGCTGGTACTTCTTCAAATCAAGgatagaaatagaagaaataactttattgaatttctttGGGCAAAATTACTGTGATTATCAAGAAAAAGTCGGTACCGGTATACCTTTTATACAAGGTTATAAAATATAGTCGATAATTTATCTCAGTGATGCGACGGtttcatgaaaattgtttttttaattaaatcaaagttttAAATTGTAACTTTTATGTTTGgaatttgaggaaaaaaattgaaatcatgtgtcgaaaaatcgacaaaatgagaataaaaataagttttgatcTTATgacatttatttacttttaattcaaataaaattactatCGAAATCCCCCCGTATTTTGGCTTTAGAGAATTACCCAAATTATTAACTGGGGTAATTCTACAAGCCTTGTTTGGACCTAAATCGTCGATCTTCATACTTAAATTTACTTTTACATGAATCCTTTAGTATTACAAGGGGATAAAGAAAAGTTTCAGTATACTTTGCATTAGATTTATACTGACAGTGTTGtgcttaaaatatataattatttttccatattctCCATTTACAAATCACCCTGTAGACACGCCaattatgtattaaaatatattcagtgTGCATACGAtaagtaatttttatcattgaaatatgaaattttaaaactgcAGAACGTACCTActactatatatttttgtatttcgatttatttatttttgttctacgTCTAgtcttattgttatttttatgtaataaaatttctaaaaacatcttgtttttttttctattctaccTTTCCCCATGTAAACGATTTTATTGATTAGATAACAcacatcacaattttttagtATTCTTACAATGTTGCCACGTTCGCTCCAATGAAGAAATTTGTAgtgttttccaaattttatctatCCTTAACAAAGCTTTGTgatgtaaattttaataaaaccacgtttgatattaattgaaaataaaccacaATAAAGTAATCAGACAGAcaaattcaacaattatttttcctttgcaATATATTAATTTCGAATCTATAACACAAAATACCGATAAAAACTTGGCAACGTTGcctttttaattaacaaattttgtgACCGTGGTTGTCTAGATGCATACAATGGAATTTGTTCCTACTATTAACCAGTATATTTTCAACCAATCAGGGATCACCTCGATCATAGATAAACTTAATAGAAATAGAGGTATTTTCTTTGTGATTATTAGTTAATCACATTGGTATATATGATTTTTGTGCATCAAAATGAATAGAGCAATCAGGAATAAcgctcaaaataatttttataggatagtttgaaatgaaagaaatttttttttttaataatgtatttaGCACATTAGAGAAcatatatttacaattatattaTCTATAATAATTGTGCTCGAacgtatataaaattttgagctAAACTGGCTCtaattatattcatttgtttCATTCGAAAATTCGTTTCATTTGACATTTCcaagtatttatttcatttgagCCTTATTTAGCTATACCAAATATCACCAGtcataatatacagggtgtttagtGATAAAACGATTTGAGTAATACAAGTATATTTAATTGTTGACACCCAGTATATTATTTACGAAATAGGACGGTTAATAAAGCAGGACGGTGCTCGTGCATTAGCTTAGTTCTGTGtagtgtatatataaaaaaacaagtttattaCTATATCGATGGAAATACTTAATATTATTAGATGTTAAAGTTCGGCACTTTCAAATTGCGAATTATTTATGCTATATATTGTTGTagtaaataaattgtttcagGATATTCGAAAcatcgaaataatatttttctactaaTACCTTGTAAACTAAACGATAAAATTTAATCAGTTCcatttggaaatttgaaaacagCTTACACCTACATCTACGAAATACTACTAACGTGATATTTTTATTACGTACGTGAAAAATATAAATCCGATTAAGCAATACCAAACAACTTATTATCTTTGGGTAACATTTCAACTACTATTCAAATATTACTACTACTAGATTTAACTAAATCTGCTTTTCGAACTTTCTTCTTCTGTTTTCAATGTGTGCTATAAAACCTACGATATTATCTAATCTCCGAAAAACGTTAACAAaatctcttcttcttttttacataACATGAAGCTTAAAATCTATATTAATCTAGACACGCTCA encodes:
- the LOC130453266 gene encoding protein slowmo; this translates as MKIWTSEHTFNHPWEKVATAAWRKYPNPHNTAVIGTDVVERKVVDGVLHTHRLVSSIWYFPKWAQALIGSAKICYASEQSEVNPSLRLMVLKTINLTFCRHIAVNETLKYVPHPSDPSKTLLKQEAVVTVKGVPLTNYMEDLLTTKISNNAGKGRQAMEWVINKLNDEVKDLTRSTDEIFSQTKRSLDDIATSAKKSMGDISQKAKKSLDDMQTMNLS
- the LOC130453267 gene encoding protein-S-isoprenylcysteine O-methyltransferase, with protein sequence MICIQVQIGLKAFFLSLVLAGLVGFIQIYYNLINIWINGLVFSSTAVILSIIVKVFFKGYFPFQIAVRASFLGYLFALGVFVRLVAPPHIKIFGGYMCVMAFFHFSEFIAIGLVQPKFVSTDSFVLNHSPQYIAAALSSWLEFFLQCYFFPGLKQIYWLSNIGLGICVLGELLRKTAMLTAGSNFNHLVQCEKFSNHTLVTYGVYSWFRHPSYVGWFYWSIGTQILLLNPVCTPVYALVSWYFFKSRIEIEEITLLNFFGQNYCDYQEKVGTGIPFIQGYKI